The Periplaneta americana isolate PAMFEO1 chromosome 2, P.americana_PAMFEO1_priV1, whole genome shotgun sequence genome has a window encoding:
- the LOC138716503 gene encoding zinc finger protein 431-like isoform X2 yields MDVIKTEPEIDPLAQQNEDRIEEEGKSQSVDESCDLDIVKEEPMLDMTIKDDGSKWSIEQHNNNDLTVKVGDDPKIPVKDCDSYEHTQMSAGCTIGNFKEEKILPEKQLDLELQFRDDDFNVREHLKQERRNNFGLKSFKCDICEKSFGRKQNLVVHKLMHIGQKPHKCDICDKSFRQGQNLVAHTLIHTQEKPHTCDICGKRFTETRMLRDHKLSHAVENPYKCDVCEKPFTQMKTLVEHKLIHNVEKPYKCDICFKDFTHMYKLVSHAILHGDQKGYKCDLCEKGFIKRRSLISHILTHKGEKSYKCDECEKSFSMPRWLARHKLIHSNEKPYKCPTCDQGFKRRDYLISHKVTHTGDKPYKCNICENTFRQRPNLLRHKLIHTGEKPFKCPMCVNRYRHKQSLDKHIKSHRRKGDICDKTFTEEKLAEHTVTHT; encoded by the exons ATGGATGTGATTAAAACGGAACCTGAAATAGACCCATTGGCCCAGCAGAATGAAGACAGAATTGAGGAAGAGGGAAAATCCCAATCTGTG GACGAATCATGTGATCTGGATATAGTGAAGGAGGAACCAATGCTGGACATGACAATAAAGGATGATGGGTCTAAGTG GTCCATTGAACAACATAACAATAACGACCTGACAGTGAAAGTAGGTGATGACCCGAAAATTCCAGTAAAGGACTGTGACTCTTACGAGCACACACAAATGAGTGCTGGGTGTACAATTGgtaattttaaagaagaaaagatTTTGCCCGAAAAACAGTTAGACCTGGAATTGCAATTTCGTGATGATGATTTCAATGTGCGCGAACATCTGAAGCAAGAGAGACGCAATAACTTTGGATTGAAGTCTTTTAAGTGTGACATTTGTGAGAAAAGTTTCGGACGTAAACAAAATCTTGTGGTGCACAAATTAATGCATATAGGTCAGAAGCCTCACAAATGCGATATTTGTGATAAGAGTTTTAGACAGGGCCAAAATCTTGTTGCTCACACATTAATACACACCCAAGAGAAACCTCACACGTGCGACATTTGTGGAAAGAGATTTACAGAAACACGAATGCTTAGGGACCACAAATTATCACATGCagtcgaaaatccttacaaatgtgatgtttgtgaaaAGCCTTTTACACAAATGAAAACCCTGGTTGAACACAAATTGATACACAACGTTGAAAAACCTTACAAATGTGATATATGTTTCAAAGACTTTACACATATGTATAAGCTTGTGTCGCACGCAATTTTACATGGAGATCAAAAGGGTTATAAATGCGATCTTTGTGAAAAAGGTTTTATCAAAAGGAGAAGTCTCATATCACATATCCTGACACACAAGGGGGAGAAATCCTATAAATGCGATGAATGTGAAAAAAGTTTTTCTATGCCCAGGTGGCTTGCTCGTCATAAGCTGATACACAGCAACGAAAAGCCTTACAAATGTCCTACTTGCGATCAAGGTTTTAAGCGGAGAGACTATCTTATATCGCATAAAGTAACTCATACAGGCGACAAGCcatacaaatgtaatatttgtgaaaatacgTTTAGACAAAGGCCAAATCTTCtaagacataaattaatacatacagGGGAGAAGCCTTTTAAATGTCCCATGTGTGTAAATAGATATAGACACAAACAATCTCTTGACAAACACATTAAATCACACAGACGAAAAGGTGACATTTGTGACAAAACTTTTACAGAAGAGAAACTTGCAGAGCATACGGTAACACACACATGA
- the LOC138716503 gene encoding zinc finger protein 431-like isoform X5 — translation MLDMTIKDDGSKWSIEQHNNNDLTVKVGDDPKIPVKDCDSYEHTQMSAGCTIGNFKEEKILPEKQLDLELQFRDDDFNVREHLKQERRNNFGLKSFKCDICEKSFGRKQNLVVHKLMHIGQKPHKCDICDKSFRQGQNLVAHTLIHTQEKPHTCDICGKRFTETRMLRDHKLSHAVENPYKCDVCEKPFTQMKTLVEHKLIHNVEKPYKCDICFKDFTHMYKLVSHAILHGDQKGYKCDLCEKGFIKRRSLISHILTHKGEKSYKCDECEKSFSMPRWLARHKLIHSNEKPYKCPTCDQGFKRRDYLISHKVTHTGDKPYKCNICENTFRQRPNLLRHKLIHTGEKPFKCPMCVNRYRHKQSLDKHIKSHRRKGDICDKTFTEEKLAEHTVTHT, via the exons ATGCTGGACATGACAATAAAGGATGATGGGTCTAAGTG GTCCATTGAACAACATAACAATAACGACCTGACAGTGAAAGTAGGTGATGACCCGAAAATTCCAGTAAAGGACTGTGACTCTTACGAGCACACACAAATGAGTGCTGGGTGTACAATTGgtaattttaaagaagaaaagatTTTGCCCGAAAAACAGTTAGACCTGGAATTGCAATTTCGTGATGATGATTTCAATGTGCGCGAACATCTGAAGCAAGAGAGACGCAATAACTTTGGATTGAAGTCTTTTAAGTGTGACATTTGTGAGAAAAGTTTCGGACGTAAACAAAATCTTGTGGTGCACAAATTAATGCATATAGGTCAGAAGCCTCACAAATGCGATATTTGTGATAAGAGTTTTAGACAGGGCCAAAATCTTGTTGCTCACACATTAATACACACCCAAGAGAAACCTCACACGTGCGACATTTGTGGAAAGAGATTTACAGAAACACGAATGCTTAGGGACCACAAATTATCACATGCagtcgaaaatccttacaaatgtgatgtttgtgaaaAGCCTTTTACACAAATGAAAACCCTGGTTGAACACAAATTGATACACAACGTTGAAAAACCTTACAAATGTGATATATGTTTCAAAGACTTTACACATATGTATAAGCTTGTGTCGCACGCAATTTTACATGGAGATCAAAAGGGTTATAAATGCGATCTTTGTGAAAAAGGTTTTATCAAAAGGAGAAGTCTCATATCACATATCCTGACACACAAGGGGGAGAAATCCTATAAATGCGATGAATGTGAAAAAAGTTTTTCTATGCCCAGGTGGCTTGCTCGTCATAAGCTGATACACAGCAACGAAAAGCCTTACAAATGTCCTACTTGCGATCAAGGTTTTAAGCGGAGAGACTATCTTATATCGCATAAAGTAACTCATACAGGCGACAAGCcatacaaatgtaatatttgtgaaaatacgTTTAGACAAAGGCCAAATCTTCtaagacataaattaatacatacagGGGAGAAGCCTTTTAAATGTCCCATGTGTGTAAATAGATATAGACACAAACAATCTCTTGACAAACACATTAAATCACACAGACGAAAAGGTGACATTTGTGACAAAACTTTTACAGAAGAGAAACTTGCAGAGCATACGGTAACACACACATGA
- the LOC138716503 gene encoding zinc finger protein-like isoform X6: MDVIKTEPEIDPLAQQNEDRIEEEGKSQSVVGKFFEVNVKEIKLEHPDPSYNHLPDKICEENEDGSAFPVMKFEIKDESCDLDIVKEEPMLDMTIKDDGSKWSMDQDLSGKESDTCEDSGIIKKTKQIHQYPQLEDKAPVRRDFKCELCGKAYTASYILKKHVRTHSGQKPFKCDICGKRFRQLYNLRQHIATHSDIKTFKCNICKKTFRRSGYQKLHMLIHSGEKLFECNICGKKFATNTNLKRHTRVHNEEVVHKCDVCSKNFWSKKTLQDHFMLTHTEEKPFKCDVCGIGFKLRCKLIEHVRSHTGEKPFKCNVCGKAFRQPSWLKEHARIHTGDWPFKCESFGLK; this comes from the exons ATGGATGTGATTAAAACGGAACCTGAAATAGACCCATTGGCCCAGCAGAATGAAGACAGAATTGAGGAAGAGGGAAAATCCCAATCTGTG GTAGGAAAGTTCTTTGAAGTGAATGTAAAAGAGATCAAGTTGGAACACCCTGACCCAAGCTACAATCACCTACCAGACAAAATAtgtgaagaaaatgaagatggcAGTGCATTTCCAGTCATGAAGTTTGAAATCAAG GACGAATCATGTGATCTGGATATAGTGAAGGAGGAACCAATGCTGGACATGACAATAAAGGATGATGGGTCTAAGTG GTCCATGGATCAAGATTTGAGTGGCAAAGAATCTGACACATGTGAGGACTCTGGCATAATCAAAAAGACAAAGCAGATTCATCAGTATCCCCAATTGGAAGATAAGGCTCCAGTCCGTAGAGATTTTAAATGTGAACTATGTGGCAAAGCTTATACTGCATCCTATATTCTGAAGAAGCACGTACGAACTCACTCAGGTcagaagcctttcaaatgtgatatctGTGGGAAGCGTTTTCGACAACTATATAATCTTCGCCAACATATAGCAACTCACTCAGACATTAAGACTTTTAAATGTAACATTTGCAAGAAAACTTTTAGAAGATCTGGCTATCAAAAACTTCATATGCTCATCCATTCAGGGGAGAAACTCTTCGAATGTAACATTTGCGGGAAGAAATTTGCAACAAATACCAATCTTAAACGGCATACAAGAGTGCATAACGAAGAGGTGGTCCATAAATGTGACGTCTGTTCAAAGAATTTCTGGAGTAAAAAAACTTTACAGGATCATTTTATGTTGACTCACACGGAagagaagcctttcaaatgcgacGTGTGTGGTATTGGCTTCAAACTACGGTGTAAATTAATTGAACACGTGCGCAGTCATACTGGGGAGAAGCCCTTCAAATGTAATGTATGTGGTAAGGCTTTCAGACAACCCAGTTGGTTGAAAGAACACGCTCGAATTCACACTGGGGACTGGCCCTTCAAATGCGAG AGCTTTGGGCTGAAGTAA
- the LOC138716503 gene encoding zinc finger protein-like isoform X4 — protein sequence MDVIKTEPEIDPLAQQNEDRIEEEGKSQSVVGKFFEVNVKEIKLEHPDPSYNHLPDKICEENEDGSAFPVMKFEIKDESCDLDIVKEEPMLDMTIKDDGSKWSMDQDLSGKESDTCEDSGIIKKTKQIHQYPQLEDKAPVRRDFKCELCGKAYTASYILKKHVRTHSGQKPFKCDICGKRFRQLYNLRQHIATHSDIKTFKCNICKKTFRRSGYQKLHMLIHSGEKLFECNICGKKFATNTNLKRHTRVHNEEVVHKCDVCSKNFWSKKTLQDHFMLTHTEEKPFKCDVCGIGFKLRCKLIEHVRSHTGEKPFKCNVCGKAFRQPSWLKEHARIHTGDWPFKCEVCGKGYGKQSRFKDHVRVHSGEKTFKCATCGMEFGQSIHLDEHLHIEDQEKLLNCDFCGKKFSNSKCLNYHITLHS from the exons ATGGATGTGATTAAAACGGAACCTGAAATAGACCCATTGGCCCAGCAGAATGAAGACAGAATTGAGGAAGAGGGAAAATCCCAATCTGTG GTAGGAAAGTTCTTTGAAGTGAATGTAAAAGAGATCAAGTTGGAACACCCTGACCCAAGCTACAATCACCTACCAGACAAAATAtgtgaagaaaatgaagatggcAGTGCATTTCCAGTCATGAAGTTTGAAATCAAG GACGAATCATGTGATCTGGATATAGTGAAGGAGGAACCAATGCTGGACATGACAATAAAGGATGATGGGTCTAAGTG GTCCATGGATCAAGATTTGAGTGGCAAAGAATCTGACACATGTGAGGACTCTGGCATAATCAAAAAGACAAAGCAGATTCATCAGTATCCCCAATTGGAAGATAAGGCTCCAGTCCGTAGAGATTTTAAATGTGAACTATGTGGCAAAGCTTATACTGCATCCTATATTCTGAAGAAGCACGTACGAACTCACTCAGGTcagaagcctttcaaatgtgatatctGTGGGAAGCGTTTTCGACAACTATATAATCTTCGCCAACATATAGCAACTCACTCAGACATTAAGACTTTTAAATGTAACATTTGCAAGAAAACTTTTAGAAGATCTGGCTATCAAAAACTTCATATGCTCATCCATTCAGGGGAGAAACTCTTCGAATGTAACATTTGCGGGAAGAAATTTGCAACAAATACCAATCTTAAACGGCATACAAGAGTGCATAACGAAGAGGTGGTCCATAAATGTGACGTCTGTTCAAAGAATTTCTGGAGTAAAAAAACTTTACAGGATCATTTTATGTTGACTCACACGGAagagaagcctttcaaatgcgacGTGTGTGGTATTGGCTTCAAACTACGGTGTAAATTAATTGAACACGTGCGCAGTCATACTGGGGAGAAGCCCTTCAAATGTAATGTATGTGGTAAGGCTTTCAGACAACCCAGTTGGTTGAAAGAACACGCTCGAATTCACACTGGGGACTGGCCCTTCAAATGCGAGGTTTGTGGGAAAGGCTATGGTAAACAAAGTAGATTCAAAGATCACGTTCGTGTTCACTCTGGGGAGAAGACCTTCAAGTGCGCCACCTGTGGTATGGAATTCGGCCAATCCATTCATTTGGATGAGCACTTGCATATCGAGGACCAGGAGAAGCTTCTCAACTGCGACTTCTGTGGCAAGAAATTTAGTAACTCTAAGTGTCTGAATTATCACATCACACTTCACAGTTGA
- the LOC138716503 gene encoding zinc finger protein-like isoform X7 gives MLDMTIKDDGSKWPMLEDVRAQEADTCEASRMVMQALPHTKQVRQDLRSEDKSPVLRDFKCEICGKSFTASYILKKHVRIHSGQKPFKCDICEKHFGRLDSLRQHELTHTDTKTFKCNICMKTFKRSGYQKVHMRIHSGEKLFECNICGKKFATNNNVKRHMKVHNEEVAHKCDICSKNFWSKKTLQDHISLSHKEDKPYKCDICGNGVKLRCRLIEHLRSHTGEKPFKCNVCGKAFRQPSWLKEHSRIHTGDRPFKCEVCGKGYGKQSRLKDHVRVHSGDKFKCVVCGMEFGQSIRLDEHLHIENHDKSMNCDVCGKEFSNFKCLNYHITLHS, from the exons ATGCTGGACATGACAATAAAGGATGATGGGTCTAAGTG GCCCATGCTTGAAGATGTGAGAGCCCAAGAGGCTGATACATGCGAAGCTTCTCGCATGGTAATGCAAGCACTACCTCACACAAAGCAGGTGCGTCAGGATCTCCGATCGGAAGATAAATCTCCAGTCCTGAGAGATTTCAAATGTGAAATATGCGGCAAAAGTTTTACTGCATCATATATTCTGAAGAAACATGTAAGAATTCATTCAGGTcagaagcctttcaaatgtgatatttgtgagaAGCATTTTGGACGACTGGATAGTCTCCGTCAACATGAATTAACTCACACTGACACCAAGACTTTCAAATGCAACATTTGCATGAAAACTTTCAAACGGTCTGGatatcaaaaagttcatatgcgCATTCATTCAGGAGAGAAACTCTTCGAATGTAACATTTGCGGGAAGAAATTCGCAACAAATAACAATGTTAAACGTCATATGAAAGTGCATAACGAAGAGGTGGCCCATAAATGTGACATTTGTTCAAAGAATTTCTGGAGTAAAAAAACATTACAGGATCACATATCACTGAGTCATAAGGAAGACAAACCCTACAAATGCGACATCTGTGGTAATGGTGTCAAGCTACGGTGTAGGCTGATAGAGCATTTAAGGAGTCATACAGGCGAAAAACCTTTCAAGTGCAATGTGTGTGGTAAGGCTTTCAGACAACCCAGTTGGCTGAAAGAACACTCTCGAATCCACACTGGGGACAGGCCCTTCAAATGCGAGGTTTGTGGAAAAGGCTACGGTAAACAGAGCAGGCTTAAGGACCACGTTCGTGTTCATTCTGGGGACAAGTTCAAGTGCGTTGTCTGTGGTATGGAATTCGGACAATCTATTCGTTTGGATGAACACTTGCATATCGAGAACCACGATAAGTCCATGAACTGCGACGTTTGTGGGAAAGAATTTAGTAACTTCAAGTGTCTGAATTATCACATCACACTTCACAGTTga
- the LOC138716503 gene encoding zinc finger protein 431-like isoform X1 has product MDVIKTEPEIDPLAQQNEDRIEEEGKSQSVVGKFFEVNVKEIKLEHPDPSYNHLPDKICEENEDGSAFPVMKFEIKDESCDLDIVKEEPMLDMTIKDDGSKWSIEQHNNNDLTVKVGDDPKIPVKDCDSYEHTQMSAGCTIGNFKEEKILPEKQLDLELQFRDDDFNVREHLKQERRNNFGLKSFKCDICEKSFGRKQNLVVHKLMHIGQKPHKCDICDKSFRQGQNLVAHTLIHTQEKPHTCDICGKRFTETRMLRDHKLSHAVENPYKCDVCEKPFTQMKTLVEHKLIHNVEKPYKCDICFKDFTHMYKLVSHAILHGDQKGYKCDLCEKGFIKRRSLISHILTHKGEKSYKCDECEKSFSMPRWLARHKLIHSNEKPYKCPTCDQGFKRRDYLISHKVTHTGDKPYKCNICENTFRQRPNLLRHKLIHTGEKPFKCPMCVNRYRHKQSLDKHIKSHRRKGDICDKTFTEEKLAEHTVTHT; this is encoded by the exons ATGGATGTGATTAAAACGGAACCTGAAATAGACCCATTGGCCCAGCAGAATGAAGACAGAATTGAGGAAGAGGGAAAATCCCAATCTGTG GTAGGAAAGTTCTTTGAAGTGAATGTAAAAGAGATCAAGTTGGAACACCCTGACCCAAGCTACAATCACCTACCAGACAAAATAtgtgaagaaaatgaagatggcAGTGCATTTCCAGTCATGAAGTTTGAAATCAAG GACGAATCATGTGATCTGGATATAGTGAAGGAGGAACCAATGCTGGACATGACAATAAAGGATGATGGGTCTAAGTG GTCCATTGAACAACATAACAATAACGACCTGACAGTGAAAGTAGGTGATGACCCGAAAATTCCAGTAAAGGACTGTGACTCTTACGAGCACACACAAATGAGTGCTGGGTGTACAATTGgtaattttaaagaagaaaagatTTTGCCCGAAAAACAGTTAGACCTGGAATTGCAATTTCGTGATGATGATTTCAATGTGCGCGAACATCTGAAGCAAGAGAGACGCAATAACTTTGGATTGAAGTCTTTTAAGTGTGACATTTGTGAGAAAAGTTTCGGACGTAAACAAAATCTTGTGGTGCACAAATTAATGCATATAGGTCAGAAGCCTCACAAATGCGATATTTGTGATAAGAGTTTTAGACAGGGCCAAAATCTTGTTGCTCACACATTAATACACACCCAAGAGAAACCTCACACGTGCGACATTTGTGGAAAGAGATTTACAGAAACACGAATGCTTAGGGACCACAAATTATCACATGCagtcgaaaatccttacaaatgtgatgtttgtgaaaAGCCTTTTACACAAATGAAAACCCTGGTTGAACACAAATTGATACACAACGTTGAAAAACCTTACAAATGTGATATATGTTTCAAAGACTTTACACATATGTATAAGCTTGTGTCGCACGCAATTTTACATGGAGATCAAAAGGGTTATAAATGCGATCTTTGTGAAAAAGGTTTTATCAAAAGGAGAAGTCTCATATCACATATCCTGACACACAAGGGGGAGAAATCCTATAAATGCGATGAATGTGAAAAAAGTTTTTCTATGCCCAGGTGGCTTGCTCGTCATAAGCTGATACACAGCAACGAAAAGCCTTACAAATGTCCTACTTGCGATCAAGGTTTTAAGCGGAGAGACTATCTTATATCGCATAAAGTAACTCATACAGGCGACAAGCcatacaaatgtaatatttgtgaaaatacgTTTAGACAAAGGCCAAATCTTCtaagacataaattaatacatacagGGGAGAAGCCTTTTAAATGTCCCATGTGTGTAAATAGATATAGACACAAACAATCTCTTGACAAACACATTAAATCACACAGACGAAAAGGTGACATTTGTGACAAAACTTTTACAGAAGAGAAACTTGCAGAGCATACGGTAACACACACATGA
- the LOC138716503 gene encoding zinc finger protein-like isoform X3: protein MDVIKTEPEIDPLAQQNEDRIEEEGKSQSVVGKFFEVNVKEIKLEHPDPSYNHLPDKICEENEDGSAFPVMKFEIKDESCDLDIVKEEPMLDMTIKDDGSKWPMLEDVRAQEADTCEASRMVMQALPHTKQVRQDLRSEDKSPVLRDFKCEICGKSFTASYILKKHVRIHSGQKPFKCDICEKHFGRLDSLRQHELTHTDTKTFKCNICMKTFKRSGYQKVHMRIHSGEKLFECNICGKKFATNNNVKRHMKVHNEEVAHKCDICSKNFWSKKTLQDHISLSHKEDKPYKCDICGNGVKLRCRLIEHLRSHTGEKPFKCNVCGKAFRQPSWLKEHSRIHTGDRPFKCEVCGKGYGKQSRLKDHVRVHSGDKFKCVVCGMEFGQSIRLDEHLHIENHDKSMNCDVCGKEFSNFKCLNYHITLHS, encoded by the exons ATGGATGTGATTAAAACGGAACCTGAAATAGACCCATTGGCCCAGCAGAATGAAGACAGAATTGAGGAAGAGGGAAAATCCCAATCTGTG GTAGGAAAGTTCTTTGAAGTGAATGTAAAAGAGATCAAGTTGGAACACCCTGACCCAAGCTACAATCACCTACCAGACAAAATAtgtgaagaaaatgaagatggcAGTGCATTTCCAGTCATGAAGTTTGAAATCAAG GACGAATCATGTGATCTGGATATAGTGAAGGAGGAACCAATGCTGGACATGACAATAAAGGATGATGGGTCTAAGTG GCCCATGCTTGAAGATGTGAGAGCCCAAGAGGCTGATACATGCGAAGCTTCTCGCATGGTAATGCAAGCACTACCTCACACAAAGCAGGTGCGTCAGGATCTCCGATCGGAAGATAAATCTCCAGTCCTGAGAGATTTCAAATGTGAAATATGCGGCAAAAGTTTTACTGCATCATATATTCTGAAGAAACATGTAAGAATTCATTCAGGTcagaagcctttcaaatgtgatatttgtgagaAGCATTTTGGACGACTGGATAGTCTCCGTCAACATGAATTAACTCACACTGACACCAAGACTTTCAAATGCAACATTTGCATGAAAACTTTCAAACGGTCTGGatatcaaaaagttcatatgcgCATTCATTCAGGAGAGAAACTCTTCGAATGTAACATTTGCGGGAAGAAATTCGCAACAAATAACAATGTTAAACGTCATATGAAAGTGCATAACGAAGAGGTGGCCCATAAATGTGACATTTGTTCAAAGAATTTCTGGAGTAAAAAAACATTACAGGATCACATATCACTGAGTCATAAGGAAGACAAACCCTACAAATGCGACATCTGTGGTAATGGTGTCAAGCTACGGTGTAGGCTGATAGAGCATTTAAGGAGTCATACAGGCGAAAAACCTTTCAAGTGCAATGTGTGTGGTAAGGCTTTCAGACAACCCAGTTGGCTGAAAGAACACTCTCGAATCCACACTGGGGACAGGCCCTTCAAATGCGAGGTTTGTGGAAAAGGCTACGGTAAACAGAGCAGGCTTAAGGACCACGTTCGTGTTCATTCTGGGGACAAGTTCAAGTGCGTTGTCTGTGGTATGGAATTCGGACAATCTATTCGTTTGGATGAACACTTGCATATCGAGAACCACGATAAGTCCATGAACTGCGACGTTTGTGGGAAAGAATTTAGTAACTTCAAGTGTCTGAATTATCACATCACACTTCACAGTTga